Proteins from a genomic interval of Dama dama isolate Ldn47 chromosome 1, ASM3311817v1, whole genome shotgun sequence:
- the LOC133053567 gene encoding LOW QUALITY PROTEIN: olfactory receptor 52P1-like (The sequence of the model RefSeq protein was modified relative to this genomic sequence to represent the inferred CDS: inserted 1 base in 1 codon), which translates to MPSHLGQTMESPNHTSLDSSVFVLTGXPGLEQSHLWLSLPVCLLGTATAVGNITILVIIATALALHKPMYLLLCMLSTVDLAASFSTFPKLLAILWCGAGRISASACLAQMFFIHAFCMMESTVLLAMAFDRYVAICHPLRYTTILTDTIIACIGVVAMVRGSILMLPCPFLTQRLSFCQSHVIPHTYCEHMAVVKLACGDTRPNRVYGLTAALLVIGVDLFCIGLSYFLIARAVLRLSSHEARSKALGTCGSHVCVILISYTPALFSFFTHRFGHHVPLHIHILLANVYLLFPPALNPMVYGVKTKEIRERVVRVFQKGQGTGLKALE; encoded by the exons ATGCCCAGTCATCTTGGCCAGACCATGGAGTCTCCTAACCATACTTCCCTGGACTCTTCTGTTTTCGTACTCACGG ATCCCGGTCTGGAACAGTCCCACCTGTGGCTTTCACTCCCTGTGTGCCTCCTGGGCACAGCCACAGCTGTGGGTAACATAACCATCCTGGTCATCATTGCCACTGCGCTGGCCCTGCACAAGCCTATGTACTTGCTCCTGTGTATGCTTTCAACCGTTGACTTGGCTGCCTCTTTCTCCACATTTCCCAAGCTCCTGGCCATCCTCTGGTGTGGAGCCGGACGCATATCTGCCTCTGCATGCCTGGCGCAGATGTTCTTCATTCATGCTTTCTGCATGATGGAATCCACTGTGTTGCTGGCCATGGCCTTTGATCGTTACGTGGCCATTTGCCACCCACTCCGCTATACCACTATCCTCACTGACACCATCATTGCCTGCATTGGGGTGGTAGCTATGGTGCGAGGTTCCATTCTCATGCTCCCATGCCCCTTCCTCACTCAGCGCTTGAGTTTCTGCCAAAGCCATGTGATCCCGCACACCTACTGCGAGCACATGGCTGTAGTGAAGCTAGCCTGTGGAGACACCAGGCCTAATCGTGTTTATGGGCTGACGGCAGCACTTCTGGTCATTGGGGTGGACTTGTTTTGCATTGGTCTTTCTTATTTCCTCATTGCACGAGCTGTCCTTCGCCTCTCATCTCATGAAGCTCGGTCCAAGGCCCTAGGGACCTGTGGTTCTCATGTCTGTGTCATCTTAATCTCTTATAcacctgccctcttctctttctttaccCATCGCTTTGGCCACCATGTTCCACTCCACATTCACATTCTTTTGGCCAATGTGTATCTGCTCTTTCCACCTGCTCTTAACCCTATGGTATACGGAGTTAAGACCAAAGAAATTCGGGAAAGAGTTGTCAGAGTGTTTCAAAAGGGGCAGGGAACTGGACTTAAGGCATTGGAGTGA
- the LOC133045820 gene encoding olfactory receptor 52P1-like → MTFTLMGIPGLESQHLWLSLPFFSMFLAILISNGAILFMVAREPTLHTPMYLLLALLMVADLISTLALLPKLLCLFWFNDRDIAVNACFTQMFFIHGTSVVRSALLVAMAFDRFVAVCGPLRYSTVLSHSSVGRLGLMALAKGVILILPMPLLLQRLTFCHMVIPHTYCDHMAVVKLACDDTRPNRIYGLFVILLVVGLDLVLIGFSYGLILQAVIRFNSQDAICKALNTCSAHLFVILITYVPALFSSLTHRLGHNIPPHIHILLANLYLLLPSMFNPIIYGMKTKDIQVKVAKCLCRRHS, encoded by the coding sequence ATGACCTTCACTTTGATGGGCATACCTGGCTTAGAGTCCCAGCACTTGTGgttatctcttcctttcttctccatgTTTTTGGCTATCCTCATCAGCAATGGTGCCATCCTTTTCATGGTGGCCAGGGAGCCCACACTTCACACACCAATGTACCTGCTCCTGGCTCTGCTGATGGTGGCTGACCTTATATCCACTCTGGCTCTGTTGCCTAAGCTCCTCTGCCTCTTCTGGTTCAATGATCGGGACATAGCTGTCAATGCCTGTTTCACTCAGATGTTTTTCATCCATGGAACATCCGTGGTACGATCAGCCCTACTTGTTGCGATGGCCTTTGACCGATTTGTAGCTGTGTGTGGGCCACTACGCTACAGCACAGTTCTGAGCCATTCCTCAGTTGGACGCCTGGGACTGATGGCTTTAGCCAAGGGGGTGATTCTTATCCTGCCCATGCCTCTTCTACTGCAGAGGTTGACCTTCTGCCACATGGTCATTCCTCATACCTACTGTGACCACATGGCTGTGGTGAAACTGGCCTGTGATGACACCAGACCTAACCGGATCTATGGGCTCTTTGTGATTCTGCTTGTGGTGGGACTTGATTTGGTGCTCATTGGCTTCTCTTATGGTCTCATCCTGCAGGCCGTGATACGTTTCAATTCTCAAGATGCCATCTGCAAAGCCCTTAACACCTGCTCAGCCCACCTCTTTGTCATCCTTATCACTTATGTGCCTGcactcttctcttctctcacCCACCGCCTTGGTCACAATATCCCACCTCACATCCACATTCTTCTTGCCAATCTCTATCTTCTTCTACCCTCAATGTTCAATCCCATCATCTATGGCATGAAGACAAAGGATATACAAGTCAAGGTGGCCAAATGTCTGTGCAGAAGACATTCATAG